Sequence from the Panicum virgatum strain AP13 chromosome 5N, P.virgatum_v5, whole genome shotgun sequence genome:
AAAACCCTCCCTGTCTCGCCCTCGCCTGCCTTTATATACCGCGATGCGCTGCAGCCGGGAAAAAACGGATTAAAAATAATTTCCAGCTTTTGTCCGCGCTTAACCTCCCTCCCCCCACCTCCATTCCTCTCTATCCACCCCGAGCACACTTGACGTGGAGACGTTGATCCCCTCAGGTCGCACGTCGACACGTCACGCTGACTCCATGGGCCCACCTTCCTCCGGGCCCATACGTGGTCTCCGCGCTTCGGGGGGTGCATCGGGTCACGTAGGTGTAACATGCACGTGATTCCCTGCCCTGGAGTGGTGAACCCTCGCAAACAAGTGCCGTGTTTGGTAAAACTTCTCGTAAAAAACAAATGCATGCATAAAGTaataaacaaaatttatttacgaagtattaaatgaaatttatttacgaAACTTTTTTatggatgagtgtaatttttcgagacgaatttaatgagccaagttccatcataattggctacagttgtgctatagtaaccatctaCAAATCATCTTCTAATTATGCGGTTAAAGACCTTATTAGCTATAACACATGCTACGGTACCATAATTGTGAAGATTATTTCATAATTAGATTTCAtctaatacctctaattagtagtTAAAAGGCCGGAAAATTTTCAGAAGCCTGACCAAACACGGCTAAGGACAGGAAAAGTCCGCCCCGAGGCTAGCATGTGGGGCTATTATCCCCTGACCCCACGTGTCATCCATTCCCCTCACCGGCGTGGCAGATGGGGTTATCCTCGAACGGGCCGACGTGGGGGGACACCTCGTCAATGTCAGGGATGAGATGTATTGGGCCTTTCGTGCGTGCGTGGCAGTGTGACGCGTTGGAAGTGTGTTTGCGATGTGAACACTGTATCATTCTTTGTATGTGTTTAATTGAAAAAGTATGCGAAAAGTGTTtgcgaaaagcactgtagcactttttgtttgtatgtggtaaatattgtcctatcataggctaactaggttcaaaagattcgtctcgcaacgtacatcaaaactatgtaattagttttttttatttacctacatttattacttcatgcatgagtcatttgttatatttaatatttcgatgtgattttgatatgatggaaagtttggaaaatttGAAGGAGTTaaggggaactaaacacagcctttccTCTTTTTCGTTTGGTTTCGTGGGTTTTCACCGGAAAGGAATTTAGGCGGCAGTGAGTGTAGATCTGCACGCCCCGTAGGGCAAGTTCGCCTGGTGTTTCCGGATTTAGTTAAGAGTCTCCCGTCTCTCTTTGGGCTCTTTCGAGTTTCGACCTCTTCTTGCTCTCTCAAAAAAAACGctctgtcaaaaaaaaaagagtttcgACCTCTTCCTTTTTCCTAGGAGATAATCGGCTTGTGTTTTGAGTGTTTTTGCTCTCGTCGTGTTAATTTTCTACTGGGAGTGTGTTCTTTGGGTGTATGTTCTTGTGAAGAGGCGAGCACTTGATTTTGAATTTGTCCTTCGCTATTTTTTTCATCCGTCCAACATGGAACGATCACTTCACTTTTTATGAACTTAGTACTTGAACTTTTACCCAAAGTGGTATCGTGCAAGTTATAAATATCCTTTACGTAGCATCGTTTGTAGTATCATTAGAATAAGCTATGCGATATTAATGTACTAACGGCTAAGATGATTTGGTGAATTAGAACAAAAATCCTTTCATCGCCTTTTCCAATAATGCACCTCCAATGACTAGGTTTGTATTGTCTAGTCCGTAGCAACTGAACATTATGATAATATGCGCACAAGGCTCATTTTAATTGTTTTAAGAAcaatacattttcatacaaacaaataaaaagttAGTAACTAGAACGCTAAATGTAAGCATTCATGGTTAATTGCTCCAATTACATATTGCTTCCAATGTTCTGAAAGGGTTGGTTTCTTATTATGAAGGAAATTGGGGTTGTGATACTTGCGAGTAATATCTGAACATGGAATTACTCTTCTCAACAATACGGTGAACCTGAAACCTAACCGGGTACTCGTTCGAaaaccgccgccctcgccaTAGGAGAGAGCCACCGCTCCCGCTGTCGCTGTCGCTGCCATCTCCGTCGCATCTAGGGtccctctccttcttcttctccggttCGTCCGGagaagagaaggggaggggacccattcttttccttttccccgCAAATTTCTAGTATTTTAGGGTTTGAGTTTAAATAATCTTCCGATGCAATCAGATGACTTCCGATCGAGTTTGTGTGTTCAGCAATTGCTTTAGTAATTGCTACAACAAGATCGTCGTTACAAGCATCGATTTCATTGGCAGGCGGCCAATTTGTGGCCTCTATCTGCAAGGGGAGGGGTCCTTCTGGAACCCCTACGAATACAACGTCTCCGGGTCATTGATCTCATCGTCGATGGTCACGGAGAGGAAATCAAGATTTGAAGGTGATAAATCTGCATCCTATGCTATACCCAATGATGCAATCGCCGATATTCTTTTAGCGATTTAGATGCGTTTTGGACTGGTCTCGAAGCGTTGGATCTTACGGCATTTCCAATATTTTGGGGTTGATCATTAGAATCGGCACGAGGAGTGCACTTTGGTTTCGACATTCGAGGGAAGCCATTGGGGAAGAAGACGATGGGGGAATCTGGATAgaattttatgttttttttaccTCAGATTTTTTCATGTATATTTTGGAATGTACTTTGTCAAGATTTAATATAAGTCCCcttcccttcaaaaaaaaaacaatacggTGAACCTATCTGCATAACAAAAATAAGACAATTGAAGTGTATAAAATGTAAATTAAAGCAACATTATCTGTCAAGCGAATACATACTGTTAGCAAAATTATCACATAGAACAGATCATCCAGAACAGTTCATTTGTTCATGCAAGAAATCAAGACACAAACGATTCTTTTTGAGGAAAAGATAAAATGAAAttaaaatggtcccaaatgtgAAACCGTCCCTCTCAACAAAACCGAGATTGTGCGGCAAACAAAGACAACGAACAGAATGAATACGGTCATGCAGATGCACACAAACTCGATGGCTCACAAGTTGAATCGGCCGTTTGCATACTGATGAAAAAGTGGGAAGGGAAGTTGCACAAAAAAAGTGGGAAGGGAAGAATAAAGCATAAATAATTCTTGTGGAAAAGAAAAGGGCAAAAGAGCAGCAAAAAATTCCCCTTCCACGAACCTCACCCATGGCCCATGGACTGGCCGACTGGCGCTCACCGCTAAGGATTCTGCTGCCCAACCAGCCATCATCATCCACTGCAACTGCAAACCCCCCACCACTAATAACCGGAGGCTCTACTCCCTCGCCTACAGGCTACAGCACCAGAGCCGCACCGCCATGCGGCCactctcctccgcgccgccggcgccgcaggcGCGAGCGAgctccggccccggccccggccgcgggcccaggccgccgccgtgcgcgctgCCGTTCCCCGACGccctccgcgcggcggcggcggcggccgccgtctcCCTCTCGCTCCTCACCGGCGACGCCGTGGGCGCGGTTGTGGCGCAGCCCGTCGAGGTGTGCCGGGACGGGgtcgcggcggtggtggaggaggtgaggGGCGAGGCGGTGACGAACGAGCAGCTCGTGGAGGAGGCGTGGGAGGTGGTCAACGAGAGCTTCCTCCCCGACGCCGGGAGCCGCCCGTGGTCGCCAGAGATGTGGATGGTGAGTTGACTTGCGGCAATGTGATCACGAGTGTGGTGTATCAAGTGGCTCAGCTGCGTAGCTTCAAGTCTCTACGGACTTTGAAGTCAGAATGCTCATTTTACCTGTTAATTACTATAGCAGTTAGCACTTGGCACACTGTCTTCCTAATTTGATAGTTGATTCTGACCCACTGAAGCAAAGGAAGCAGGATATTCTCCAAGGCACAATCAAATCCCGTGCTAGAGCCCATGATATCATTCAGAAAATGCTAGCGAGCCTCGGTGATCCTTATACAAGGTTTCTATCTCCCTCAGAAGTAAGTTTGGAGTGCTGTTGGTTATACGGGCTTGACATTTTTCTTGTTCAACGTACTGAGCTGATTCCATTTCCTTCTTTCTCAAGACCAATTATAGGTGCTGAAactaacataaataatattttgaaaAGGAAAATTGGCTATTGGGTGTAGCATATAAATAGTtgacatttttttttggattggGAAAACTGTTGTATTGTAATATGTAGCACTATATATGTGGAAATGGTTACTTAACCCTCTGGAGTACTGTTAATCTctcttccaagttccaacaaTGTTGCTATCTTGCTATGCCCTATTCCTTATTAATTTGCTTTCACAGTGAGGTCATACGATAAAGTTAAGTCTTGATGCCTTTACTTGTCTCGGATATTTGTGGTGAATACATGTTCTGATTGTAATTGCAGTTCTGATGTTATTTTGCATATGTTTAATCAATCTGCTGAAGTTCTCAAAGATGTCAAAATATGACATGACCGGGATTGGATTAAACTTGAGGGAGATTCCTGATGGCAATGGCTCCTTCAAGTTGATGGTATTAGGGCTGCTATTAGATGGGCCTGCTTACTCTGCTGGTGTTAGACAGGTATCAAATATACGTATAATCCTCTTAACCTAGTGTATGTTTGTCCTGTACGTGCTGATGAGAAAATTGCTTTCACCACTATTCATATAGAACTAGTGAAGTTTGTTTGTTCTGCAATTGTGCTAATGAACCTTGATGTAATACGTTGACGTAGTGAACCACTCAAACTTCATAATATCTATAAATAAAACTGCACATTCCGTTTATTAACATAATTGGATATGAGCAACATTCCACTACACTCTAAAATGAGATGCCCAACTGATCAAAGAAGGTGACACATGTCTACCTCTGCATTATATGAGAAAAAAAGGTTTGCGATGAAGCTAGAAAAGAGGACTCTCTGTCTATGTAGTAGTCTAAGGAGTTGAATGAGCTACACTGAATATTTTCAGCTCATGATGTTTTTGTTCGTTGCTAAAATTACAAATGTTGCAACTTCGAAGCTTTGGGACAGTTTTGTTTCTCCTGTTCTCAGTCTTTAGTTTAAACCTGCACTTTCTTAGAGTAGGTTGTTATTGATAATATTATTATCACAGGGCACTCTTGTTTGGTATGTTCGTGTCTTGTTTGGACTGCCTGTAATATAGTAGGGTATCAAATGCTTGGATGTATCTACTTTTCCGATCATTGTGGCTGTGCGTGTATCAGTTAACTAATACACTTCTTACGTTTGGATAAGGTGAACAAATTAACTAATCCATTTAAGTTCTTTTATCTAATATCAGGGTGATGAGCTTTTATCAGTCAATGGCATTGATGTAAGGGGTAAATCTGCATTTGATACTTCATCCATGCTGCAAGGTCCAAAGGAGACATTTGTTACTATTAAGGTAATGGACagtctaaataaatatttgtatctGGGTTATGCCCGGATCTCTTTGTACCCATTATCTCACTATTGTAGTCTTTCTTATGTCATCTCTAGGTGAAGCATGGTGATTGTGGTCCTGTTGAGTCAATGAAGGTGCAGAGACAACTGGTTGCTCGAACTCCAGTTTTCTATCATTTGGAGAAAAGAGAGAACGATGATTCATCTGTTGGATATATTCGCATTAAAGAGTTCAATGCAGTGGCCAAGAAAGATTTGGTTAGTGGTGTGTTGCTGGTTTGTTAACCTTATCATCTGTCATTTTTTCCTGCATATTCTGGATGCAATAGTTTCTGTCATTGTTCTGTTTCTGATTTCTATATAGTTTAATTCTTATGTCTAAACTATGAACCTACCTGCTTGCATGTCATTGGCTCCCCTCTCCTAAGACAAAGCCAAGGGGACATCTGCTGTTGTGGTCAATCTTTTAAATGTCTAAACTGATAAATGTATATCTAAACATATACCTCTCATCCTGATTCAGTTCTGTAAGCATCCAGAAAACTTCAAATATTGCTTCCCGTTCTACAAACTGAATGTGCATCAAGGATGTTATTTCTCTTGTTATGCATCTTTGAAGTTCATGTGCTTTTTATGTTGTAATATTAGCAATCTCCTTGTTATGCATCTTCAAAGTTAATGTGTTTTTGTATTGCAATATTAATAAATAATAATCTCGATTGTAGATATCCTTTTTTTTTACGACAACAGTTGGGGCATGGCATGTATGTCCATTTAACTTATGTTGTCTCTTGCAGCGCTAAAACGTCTACAGAATTCAGGTGCCACCTATTTCGTTCTGGATTTGAGGGACAATCTTGGTGGGCTAGTTCAAGTATGCCATCCCGTTTCTTCCCAAGCATATATCATGCTATGCCTGTTTTTGATCTCCTAGACTTGCATGATGTTCGTGAGGGATAATATTTCTTTCTTCTATGGTAAAGAGCTTAGCCTAGTCAAAGATATGGGTGTACATCTCTAACACCCAGATTCGAGTCTCTTCGACTCGAATTCATGTGTCTATTTCTTCTTATTTACAATGTCACCTAGTTCCTCCTAGGTTCGTCGGGCTTTTTGTCTCAATATGTTCATGAATCACAAGCTTCTCAAAGCAATTTGATGTTTATGGTTACGCATTATGAAAGAAACTAGCAAGACTTAGTTTGTTTGCATATGGCTATGAGCTTATGGCATGATGTTTACGaagcttttattttatttacgtTTTGAAGGCTGGAATAGAGACTGCAAAGCTCTTTCTCAATAAAGGAGACACGGTAAGGATGCGGTATTGCTACTTCAGTTGTTTTCTGTAACCATTATTAAaatttgtgcatttctttttcttttgtttcactTTTGATCCCAAATGGTGAGGTTACTTACTGTTCCATGAAAACTACTCTCCAATGCCTATAGAAAGAATCCGTCAAAGCAACAGTACATTTTTCTCAAATTTCTTAGATTCCATGAATTTTCAAATATCCATCTAAGTTAAACCTTAGCTTCATGAACAATTAGTCAGTTTCtccaaatgttttttttttgaacgaaccagTTTCTCCAAATTTCAGTGCAAAGATGCTTACTAACAAATTTGTTCTTTGGTGATTTGATTGCTCGAAACATTGCTAATTTGTCGTACATATTATGAACTGATTTTTTGAGGCAAACAATTCATTTCCCTATGTTCTTCAGGTCATTTATACTGCTGGCCGGGATCATCAAGTCCAGAACACAATTGTTGCTGAAAGTGGACCTATGATTTCTACTCCCATTATGGTTTGTTTATGATAGGGTGATAGAACTATTTAGGACTTCAAGCAGCAATAATGCtaagaaatagaaaacaaatgCTAGTTTTACACTGTTGTGTTAAAATGTTCAACAGAAAAGTGTGAAGAGCCACATGAAAATTGTTAAGTCCATTGATGCAATTTGGACATTTAACTTACTCAAATTGATATTGAGAGAAACATCAACGTTTAGAGCATTTgttcatgtccatggcccatggTTCTTCTGATTTTACACTTTTTGATTGGCTTGTCCTAGAAATGATACTATTCAGATTATCTGTTATAGCAACCTCAAGTTAAAAAATATatcatatatttttttgaacCATGTCATATTTTAATTGTCTGCATATAATCAGATTATCATTAGACTTCCGATTCTATTTCTCATATATTTACCTACATTTTGTGACAGTTACTGGTGAATAATAGGACAGCAAGTGCTAGTGAAATAGTAAGTAAACATTTTCTCCCACTGATAGTAATTGAATGGCGAATAATCAAAGCTCATCGAGATACCAAACAATTTTCTAGGTTGCTTCAGCACTTCATGACAATTGCAAAGCTGTTCTTGTTGGCGAAAAGACTTTTGGCAAGGTTTGAACCACCCAAATGGGGGGAGAGGGGAATACTATGATGCTGTTTTTTCTGGAATCGACAGGATTATGCTATGCCCCTTTTTTGTATGGTAACTCTATGTCTGGGGTGTTGCAGGGCTTAATCCAATCTGTTTTTGAACTTCATGATGGTTCTGGTATTGTCGTCACGATTGGCAAGTATGTTACACCAAACCACAAGGACATCAATGGAAATGGAATAGAACCAGATTACAATCGTCTTCCTGGTAGTATTTGAGATCACCCATTTTTTTTGTGACAATTAAAGCATGCAATGTAGTTTTCGGTAGCTGATTTTCTTTTTGTGACAGATTTCAATGAAGCGAGAGATTACCTTTCACGTTGCCGATTTAAAGACCTAAGCTGAGTGAAGCATTTTATTCTGAAGGTTCTCAGAAGGTAAGAAAGCTTTATTTTGCTGCTTCATGCTTGGTTCTTAGGGCTGTGCATAGAGGTTTAGATTTAGACAATGAactctcaaaaaagaaaaataagagatgCACAGAGTGGTTGTTCATGGAGAACTGCTCACACCGTCAAGGGCGCCTTTGCAGAAATGGTGGCATCATATGGTTTTGCACTAACTGCATCTTGGCGTCTTCTTATGCATGCCTGTTGCTTGGATGTTACCCTAATTGCCAATTTGCTGTTGTAAATCTTTTTGGAATACCTCTCTTTTGCAGGGTTAGCTGGCCCAACACGGTAGAATGATGGAACAGAAATGCTGCCCAACCTGACTGTACAACGGTCTCTCCTTGGCGCGCTGATACCATAAGCTGCGTATTCATGTGTCAACAAGCCTCTGCGCAGTGAGCACGACCTTCAATTTGCTGGTGCCACAGCGCCGTGTAGAAGTGGAGAACACAAAGACCTCATCAAACGAGGCCATCGATCTGGGGTTAAACCAACACCACCTGTGAATAGCTAATGGTCTGTACCTGTCGGTTAACCCTGATGGTAAAATTTGTCTGACTTGCTGATGTGGTCGCTTGTCGGCCATCATGCGCTGTGGGCCCTTTTCCCCTCGAGTCCCGTGACCGTTGACCTAGAGAACTTGGGCGGTGGCGAAGAACCCGTGCACGGCGCGCGGGTACGCTGGAGAGCCTAGCGCGTCGCTGGTCATGGAGAGGAGGCGCCGCGGCAGGTTCTGCGGCACGCCACGCCAGGGCTGTTGGCCTTGACGTCGATGCCCAGCTTTTTACGGATTAGCACTTCAAACATTGGTTTTCCGATACCATTGTTTGCAAGCTCCAAGGGACAACCCGCTTCAAATATGGTCGCTTTGCTTATCTATCCATTATGACCTGTTTACCCCTGTCCCACCCATCATATCCTTCTTCCCTACATGGCCACATTCAGCCACGCGCTCTGCCTCAAGCCATCCATCGCCTCACCCAACAAGCCTGCCGTCACCCGGCCGCTGCTCATCCGCGAGCCTTTTGTCGCCCCGCCGCCTCTCCCCCACGAGCCCGCTGTCGCTCGCTGGCAAGGATGATGAGCCCTCGGCCAAGGTCCTTGCTCGGGTACGCGTGCGCGACGACAACCTAAAGTTTGCTAATCtgcgagctcgccgtcgcccgaCCGCCGCTCATCCGCgagcccgcctcgccgccgctcccccgcgAGCCCGCTGTCGCCCCGCCGCCCAAAGTCGCTTGCCGGCATGGATGATGTGCCCTCGGCCATAGTCTCTGCTCGGGTGCTCGTGCGCAACGACAACCTACGTTTCAGTCGGTCTGGTTGGAGCTTAACGGAGCCATGGCGATATGGGGGTTGGAGCATATACATCCCCATTGTGCTCTCGCTGGCGCTCGCCCGCAACCTTGGGCCAGCCAAACCGCTGGGCAGCGGGCGGCGTACGGGGAGCAGCCGAAGAGGCTCACGAGGGTTGAGGTCGAGCGCCGCTGCCACTGCCTCGTGTGTGCCATGGAGGCCGGGCCTGCGCATGTGTGCCATGGGTTGGAGGAGGTGAGGAAGAAGGGTATATGACGGGCGAGGTCAAGGGTAAACCGGGCCAAAGTGGCTAGATAAGCAAAGGGGCAATATTTTACCGTGGTTAAATTGACGAATCCATTGTTAGCAATGGTAAATTGGAGAAGTccaacctttttttttgaaaagagaaGCCCTACATTTGAAG
This genomic interval carries:
- the LOC120673826 gene encoding carboxyl-terminal-processing peptidase 1, chloroplastic-like, whose protein sequence is MRPLSSAPPAPQARASSGPGPGRGPRPPPCALPFPDALRAAAAAAAVSLSLLTGDAVGAVVAQPVEVCRDGVAAVVEEVRGEAVTNEQLVEEAWEVVNESFLPDAGSRPWSPEMWMQRKQDILQGTIKSRARAHDIIQKMLASLGDPYTRFLSPSEFSKMSKYDMTGIGLNLREIPDGNGSFKLMVLGLLLDGPAYSAGVRQGDELLSVNGIDVRGKSAFDTSSMLQGPKETFVTIKVKHGDCGPVESMKVQRQLVARTPVFYHLEKRENDDSSVGYIRIKEFNAVAKKDLVSALKRLQNSGATYFVLDLRDNLGGLVQAGIETAKLFLNKGDTVIYTAGRDHQVQNTIVAESGPMISTPIMLLVNNRTASASEIVASALHDNCKAVLVGEKTFGKGLIQSVFELHDGSGIVVTIGKYVTPNHKDINGNGIEPDYNRLPDFNEARDYLSRCRFKDLS